Genomic segment of Pasteurella multocida subsp. multocida OH4807:
CGCACTTGGAATGCGGCATCTGCAATCGCATAAGAAAATGCCTCAACATTTGCACCACCATGGCTTTTTACGACAACAGAAGTGAGTCCAATCAAAGATGCGCCATTATATTCATCTGGATTAATTTGTTTTAAACGCTGATAGTTTTCTTTAAATAAATGACGCAATAACCAAGAAAATAGGGGTTTAAATACACTATTTTTTGATTTACCTTTCAACAAAGTAATCACATTTTTTGCTGCGCCCTCAAGGGTTTTCAGCGCCACATTGCCTGCAAAACCGTCACTTACAATCACATCAGCCTTGCCATTTAATAAGAAGTTACCTTCAATAAAACCAATATAATTTAGCGCACTATCTTTCTCTAACAGTGCTGCTGCATCGCGAATAGATTTATGACCTTTAATATCTTCACTGCCAATATTCAGTAACGCGATTCTAGGATAGACTAAATTCAACGTGTTTTCAGCAAAAATACTGCCCATTAATGCAAATTGATATAAATTTTCTGCATCACAGTCAATATTTGCCCCAAGATCAAGCATCACACTTTTTTGGCCATCAACGGTTGGTATAACAGAAACCAACGCAGGTCGTTGGATCCCTTTAAGTGGCTGTAATAAAATTTTTGAAAGCCCCATAAGTGCAGCAGTATTACCTGCACTGACACATCCTTGCGCTTCACCTTTCTGCACGGCTTCGATCGCTAAGCGCATTGATGTACCTTTGCTATGTCTTAAAGCATAAGAAATACCATGCTCATTATCGATCGTTCGTGAGCAATGACAAACCGTAATACGCTGTTGAATTGAAACTGGAAGATGTTCAAGTAAAGGAAGAATTTGTTGGCTATCGCCAAACAATAATAAAGAAAGCATTGGATCTTTTTCCAACGCAATCATGGATGCGGGGATAGTAATACGGGGACCTATGTCCCCGCCCATCACATCTAACGCAAGGGTTAGACGACTCAAGTGATTACCTTTTTTCTAAAAAAATAGAAATTATTTATTAATCACTTTACGACCACGATAGTAACCATCAGCAGTTACATGGTGACGTAAATGCGTTTCACCACTTGCTTTATCAACTGATACTGCTGCAGTGGTTAAGGCATCGTGTGAACGACGCATATCACGACGTGAACGAGATTTTTTATTTTGTTGAACAGCCATTGGCTATACTCCTAAATTTACTTTTGCTTTAAACTAGCTAATACAGCGAACGGGTTCGGTTTTTTTGCCAGCTCTTCGGGCAATTCGCCAAAAACCTGTTCAGCCACGGACACTTCACAGTGTTCAGATGAATGCATTGGTACAATCGGTAGACTTAAAATTAATTCATCTTCAATCGCACCAAGTAAATCTATTTCACCAAACTCATTAAATTCGATTGGCTCATAAATTTCGGGCAATACATCGGCTTGATCCAAATTAGCCACAGGACTGTAACAAAATGTACAATCAATGGTTTGCACAAAAGGTGTCTCACAACGTTGACAGATAAGTTCTACTTCAACGGTTGCCTGCCCTTTCATGACCACTAATTTTTGTGGATCAATAAAAAACGATAATCTAACCTGTGCATCGCTGAGCACTTTACTTACTGACTCAGAAAGACGCTGTAACTGATTGATAGCATAATAGCCATCGTAATCTAATCGACGTTGTGCATCTTTGACTGGGTCAACAGTTAGGGGTAATTTTACCTTTTGCATAGGGCGTGAATATTACCTTTTGAGAACAAAATAGTCAAAGGAAATTATCATTTTTTGGCAGAAGATCACGATAAAGGTTTAACAAAATACGTTTTCTCATTCTCTGAAAATCCTTTTTACTCTCATAAGGAGAACAAAATGAAATTTGTAGAAAAACTCCAAAACTTGCGAGTAAACGAATAATCTAAATCAAATTATTAGAATATAGTTCACAAATAATACGCTCAAGGCTTTACAGCACTCCATTTTTCCTTTATTAATAGAAACTCTTTTACTCACAAAAAAAGGTAAAATTATGGCAAACACAATGAAAAAAACATTTCTTAACATCACGTTAACAAGCGCATTAGGTCTATTCGCAGCGCATTCTACTCTAGCCGCGACTGTCCCTGCGGGTACTGAGCTAGCTGCAAAACAAGAACTGCGCTGGAATATTGGTTCTAACCCTGCCTCATTAGATCCACATAAAATCGAAGGAACCCCAGAGGGTTTTGCTTCTCGTCAATTATTTGAAACACTCGTGATTTCAGATGCAGAAGGTCACATCATTCCTGGTGCTGCGATCAAATGGGAACACAGTCCTGACTTTAAAAAATGGACGTTCTATCTTCGCCCTGATGCAAAGTGGTCAAATGGCGACCCCGTTACCGCTGAAGACTTTGTCTTTTCTTTCCAACGTTTAGCTGATCCGAAAACCGCATCACCTTATTCAAGCTATTTAAACTACCTGAAATTACTCAATGCTGAAGATGTCGTTGCTGGTAAAAAACCAGTGACTGAGCTAGGTGTGAAAGCATTAGATGATCACACATTAGAATTAACGTTATCGGCCAGCGTACCTTACGCAGATAAATTAAGTGAACACTATGTATTAGCACCAGTAAACAAAAAATTGGTTGAACAATTTGGTGATAAATGGACTGATGTGAAAAACATCGTCGGTAACGGCGCATTTAAAGTAGCCAGCTGGACCATTAACGAAAAATTAGAGTTAGTGCCAAACCAACATTACTGGGATCACGCAAAAACTGTCTTAACCAATGTCACACTCTATCCAATTGAGTCAGAAAATACTGACGTAGCACGCTACCGTGCAGGTGATTTAGATATTACCAACCACGCCCTACCAGTTGAATTATTTACAAAACTCAAAAAAGAATATCCAAACGAAGTGTATACGCCATCTTCACTTTGTACTTATTTATATGAAATTAACCACAAAAAGGCACCATTTGACGATGTTCGTGTAAGAAAAGCACTTGCAATGTCAATGGATCGCGACATCATCACTGGCAAAGTGACCGCACAAGGTCAAGTGCCCGCTTACAGTTTCACCCCTCCATACATTAATGGTGGTGAGAAAATTGCCAAACCAGACTGGGCAGAATTATCTCAAGCAGATCGTAACAAAAAAGCGATTGAATTGTTAAAAGAAGCTGGTTTCGATAAGAACAATCCATTGAATTTCACGTTGTTATACAACACCTCTGAAAACCATAAAAAAATTGCACTTGCGGCAAGCTCTTTATGGCAGAAAAACTTAGGTGGCGCAGTGAAAGTGTCGTTAGAAAACCAAGAATGGAAAACCTACTTAGATACACGTCACCAAGGTAATTACCAAGTGACGCGTGCAGGTTGGTGTGCTGACTATAACGAAGCAAGTACGTTCTTGAACTACTTCTTATCGACCAGTAGTAACAACACGGCATTCTATAAGAGTGCTGAATTTGATAAGTTACTTTCAGACACTTATCTAGCAGAAACGGATGAGCAACGCGCTGAAATTTACGCGAAATTAGAAGCACAATTAGCAGCAGATGCCGCGTTGGTGCCAATGTATTACTACGTTGATCCACGTATGGTTAAACCTTATGTAAAAGGTTTCCCAATCAACCATCCAGGTAAAAACTTCTACTTGAAAGATGTTTACCTAGTTAAACATTAATTTTTTATTATTTTTAATTTAGTGCGGTCAATCATGTTTTAAACCCGACCGCACTTTTCTTCTTTTTTTCGCACATTGCGATGTTTGGATTGGATTATCTTGTATGTTTAAATTAATTCTTCGTCGTCTTTTACAGGCAATTCCAACACTGTTTATATTAATTACCATTTCTTTTTTCATGATGCGGTTGGCACCGGGTAGCCCATTTACTAGTGAAAAAAATTACCCACCTGAAGTGATAGCCAATATTGAAGCCAAATATCACTTAAATGAACCTCTCTATAAGCAATATTTTATTTATCT
This window contains:
- the rpmF gene encoding 50S ribosomal protein L32 (COG0333 Ribosomal protein L32); the protein is MAVQQNKKSRSRRDMRRSHDALTTAAVSVDKASGETHLRHHVTADGYYRGRKVINK
- a CDS encoding phosphate acyltransferase (COG0416 Fatty acid/phospholipid biosynthesis enzyme) codes for the protein MSRLTLALDVMGGDIGPRITIPASMIALEKDPMLSLLLFGDSQQILPLLEHLPVSIQQRITVCHCSRTIDNEHGISYALRHSKGTSMRLAIEAVQKGEAQGCVSAGNTAALMGLSKILLQPLKGIQRPALVSVIPTVDGQKSVMLDLGANIDCDAENLYQFALMGSIFAENTLNLVYPRIALLNIGSEDIKGHKSIRDAAALLEKDSALNYIGFIEGNFLLNGKADVIVSDGFAGNVALKTLEGAAKNVITLLKGKSKNSVFKPLFSWLLRHLFKENYQRLKQINPDEYNGASLIGLTSVVVKSHGGANVEAFSYAIADAAFQVRQQIPSKILAGLEKYE
- a CDS encoding oligopeptide ABC superfamily ATP binding cassette transporter, binding protein (COG4166 ABC-type oligopeptide transport system, periplasmic component), which gives rise to MANTMKKTFLNITLTSALGLFAAHSTLAATVPAGTELAAKQELRWNIGSNPASLDPHKIEGTPEGFASRQLFETLVISDAEGHIIPGAAIKWEHSPDFKKWTFYLRPDAKWSNGDPVTAEDFVFSFQRLADPKTASPYSSYLNYLKLLNAEDVVAGKKPVTELGVKALDDHTLELTLSASVPYADKLSEHYVLAPVNKKLVEQFGDKWTDVKNIVGNGAFKVASWTINEKLELVPNQHYWDHAKTVLTNVTLYPIESENTDVARYRAGDLDITNHALPVELFTKLKKEYPNEVYTPSSLCTYLYEINHKKAPFDDVRVRKALAMSMDRDIITGKVTAQGQVPAYSFTPPYINGGEKIAKPDWAELSQADRNKKAIELLKEAGFDKNNPLNFTLLYNTSENHKKIALAASSLWQKNLGGAVKVSLENQEWKTYLDTRHQGNYQVTRAGWCADYNEASTFLNYFLSTSSNNTAFYKSAEFDKLLSDTYLAETDEQRAEIYAKLEAQLAADAALVPMYYYVDPRMVKPYVKGFPINHPGKNFYLKDVYLVKH
- a CDS encoding hypothetical protein (COG1399 Predicted metal-binding, possibly nucleic acid-binding protein); amino-acid sequence: MQKVKLPLTVDPVKDAQRRLDYDGYYAINQLQRLSESVSKVLSDAQVRLSFFIDPQKLVVMKGQATVEVELICQRCETPFVQTIDCTFCYSPVANLDQADVLPEIYEPIEFNEFGEIDLLGAIEDELILSLPIVPMHSSEHCEVSVAEQVFGELPEELAKKPNPFAVLASLKQK